From a region of the Nothobranchius furzeri strain GRZ-AD chromosome 12, NfurGRZ-RIMD1, whole genome shotgun sequence genome:
- the LOC107376009 gene encoding N-acetyllactosaminide beta-1,3-N-acetylglucosaminyltransferase 3 translates to MPRYFKVKTIIITVTLLLGMILMVAYFKEPQSAFPTDYFTNTDLKYIYVNREKEENSITPDQESLPPKCEPNMDARKVWNFSSLSDQIQDFLYYRHCRNFPIILDLPYKCGRPNKPIDIFLLLVIKSPPKNYEQREVLRKTWAKERSHNGKKIRTIFITGTEGDGFEKKRLNKLLVLEHKQHRDILQWDFRESFFNLTLKQILFLEWMNRRCPHARFLLNGDDDVFAHTDNMVQYLQSLEDNNGTKHLFTGHVIKNASANRKPNSKYFVPLQVYKERSYPAYCGGAGYLMSGYTASVIYEKSKSVEIIPIDDVYVGMCLAAAELKPNPHIGVRTLAWYIPSKMIDKYDPCFIKELLLIHKFPPAKLYIMWDEVHNPKLKCGVQLLNWWNPFILKSVV, encoded by the exons ATGCCAAG ATATTTCAAAGTGAAAACCATCATTATCACAGTAACCCTGTTGCTGGGAATGATTTTAATGGTTGCTTATTTTAAAGAACCTCAAAGTGCTTTTCCAACTGATTATTTCACCAACACCGATCTAAAATATATATATGTCAatagagaaaaagaagaaaattccATCACCCCAGACCAAGAATCTCTACCACCAAAATGTGAGCCAAATATGGACGCGAGAAAAGTCTGGAACTTTAGCTCTCTTTCCGATCAGATTCAAGACTTCCTTTACTATCGTCACTGTCGCAATTTTCCTATAATATTGGATCTGCCTTACAAATGTGGACGACCTAATAAGCCCATTGACATTTTTCTATTGCTAGTCATTAAAAGTCCCCCCAAGAACTATGAACAACGAGAGGTGCTGCGCAAGACCTGGGCTAAGGAGAGGTCACATAATGGGAAGAAGATTCGAACGATCTTCATTACAGGAACAGAAGGTGATGGATTTGAGAAAAAGAGGCTGAACAAACTCCTTGTTCTAGAACACAAACAACATAGAGACATTCTCCAGTGGGACTTCAGAGAATCATTTTTCAACCTGACTCTAAAGCAGATCCTTTTTCTGGAGTGGATGAACAGACGCTGTCCCCATGCTCGTTTCCTGctaaatggtgatgatgatgtcttCGCCCACACAGACAACATGGTTCAGTATCTTCAGAGCCTCGAGGACAACAACGGAACCAAGCATCTCTTTACTGGACATGTCATCAAAAATGCAAGTGCCAACAGAAAGCCGAATAGCAAGTACTTTGTTCCACTTCAAGTGTATAAAGAAAGATCTTACCCCGCATACTGCGGAGGTGCGGGCTACCTCATGTCTGGCTACACCGCTTCAgtcatttacgaaaagtcaaaatCTGTTGAAATTATTCCTATTGATGATGTCTACGTGGGAATGTGTTTGGCTGCGGCAGAACTTAAACCAAACCCTCATATTGGAGTGAGAACACTTGCATGGTACATTCCCTCCAAAATGATTGATAAGTATGACCCTTGTTTCATCAAAGAACTGCTTCTAATTCACAAATTCCCTCCAGCTAAGTTATATATTATGTGGGATGAGGTACACAACCCCAAACTCAAGTGTGGAGTCCAATTGTTAAATTGGTGGAATCCCTTTATTCTTAAGAGCGTAGTTTAA